Below is a window of Salvelinus sp. IW2-2015 linkage group LG11, ASM291031v2, whole genome shotgun sequence DNA.
taTATTATTtggactgtggcgctatgctattcagcgttgctgatgacattATCCCGGTAccggatgggtggttcagaaaggttaaagaTCTAAAAAGTTCCTAAATTTGCCATTTTCATCATGATTTTGTCAAAAATGGTTTgtgttacaaatgtaaaaagcatatcAAACATCCTTTCTCCCAATGAAGTTTTTATGTGAAAATAGCCGAACAATGTgacataccaaaaatatttttgggctaTGCTGGCATGGAACCACCCTTCATCATTGCCTTACAAAGGCAGTGGAATCACTCAATCTCAAGACCTAGCCATTAGCAAAAAGACCAGTCCAGCACCCAGACCAGATCCAGGTATAGAACTCAGGTCAAACCTGTGTTTATCTGTCACTCACCACTTGGTTCTGAGCCAGATGGACACCACTCCGCTGGAAATGGAGGCGATGATTGGCCGCACAGGGTGCCACTGAAGAGAGGTCAGGGTTCATAGGTCAGCACAGAGTCAGGTCAAAGTTCATCAGCACAATGAGTTACTATTCATTCTGTTAGTCTAAAGACAATTCCAAAAATGATTTCCCCCCCTGAAACAAGGCAAAAAAGAGAGAATATCTCCAGAGAAAAACCAAGGGGGTGAGGGTGAGAAAGAAAGGGGTTTGGGGTTCCTTACAGCCACATCCAGCAGTAGTTCTCCTCTGGTTCCATGGAGGATCTTCACCAGTTACCGATGCTTTTCTCCCAGATGTACAGAGCATGCTGCCGGGCTGAACCAGCCACGATGTACTCCCCATCCCCAGAGAAACAACATCGCTTCCACGGTGTTCttcagagagatgggaggagaggggaggagagagggaagagaagaggagagagatgtatcaaagtgtgcatgtgtgtggtttgtatgcgccatgaaggtgtgtgtgtgtgtgtgtgtgtgtgtgtgtgtgtgtgtggtgttcatatTTGTCCTGTTTTCTATTATACGCATGCGTGAAATGTGTTTTtggcatatcccaactccccctgagacaccctctgaGACTGGGGTCAcgcccagggtcagccattatcagcggcggtgtgtgtgtacctgttgacCAGGTCCTGTAGTTTCTGCATGGGCTCTGGCTCCCCATCTCTCCCACAGGTGAGAATCTCCCTCCCGTCATACACCCTGATGATTCTGTCTGCTGTGTTGATGAGGAAACAactggaggaaggagaagaagagagaatggaTCATGATCGGTCTATTGATGAAACTTCTAAATATTCTCCATTAACGGCCCACAACTGCCTTCTAAACACCAGAATTAATTCCCACACTATCATTAGAGTCCTACCGCCTTTTCAGccttcccaaacacacacaaattagGTCACTGTCAGTCCTCTCACCTGCCCTTTCGTGCAAACTCTATGGACTTGATGGCTGTAGTGTTGCTGGTCCCTGTCGTAACCCGAAACGATGCCACCAGATCCTGTGTGTTAGTGTTCAGCACCAAAATCTGCAAGGTTATATCAATGAAAACAatcagcacacacaccaacacacacatacacaagctaTATATTGTTTATAAAGTGctaaatagaaaaataatgacaaaatgaGTATGTATGAttcacaaataaataaacaaggtTTCAAATCTAAACTGTGCCCATTGCCCCAGCCCctggtgacctctgacctttcccTTGGCGTTGCCGGTGTAGATGTACTCCCCCCGCCGGTCGAAGGCCGCCACCACGTTCAGGTCAGAGTCGTCATCCACGGGCAGAACCACATGTTTAGAGTCTGACAGCGTCAGCAGTACCGGGGCAGACTTCATAGGACACACCAGGACCTTGTCCCTGAAACACAATGGGAGGGGACAGGTTGCGAAATCAAGGGGTGCTTTCCATATTTTTCCATACAAGTATTCCATTATTCCATACAGATACTCAAAGGTCTGTTGAGTGGTACTGTAGTTTGATGGGTTGAGGTTAGGAGTGACAATCAGTTAGGAAGCATAAGAGGCTGAGGTGTAGGCTGAGCTAAGGTGGAGGTATATACTGAGCTGGGGTATAGATATATACTCCCAGGTGGGTGGGGACGGTACTACTAACTGTAGTTTGATGGATGAGGTTAGGAATTAGTTAGAAAGGATAAGACTGGGCTGAGGTATAGGACGaggtagatatagatatatactcACAAGTCTCTGGGGTGGTACTGCAATTTTAGGATGGGCGAGGGGAAGCGGAACCTTTGGTCACAGTCTCCAGTCAGGACGTCCCACAGGGACACTATGTTATCTGTCGACGCACTCACCAGCTTGTGCCCATCTCGACTCCAACTGCAGACACACAGGGAAACATTAAGGGAGGTTAAGATTCAGAACCACAGTCAATACACCCCTTGACAAGGGCTCTGGAACGAAATGATGGTTTATGACAAAATACAAGAAGAACATTTGAGCATATATAAACATGGTTTGCGGATTCTGAACGGTGTGCTTGCCGGTGTTTTTACTTTCTTGTGGCCATAGTTTGTTTTCTCACCATAGTGAGCAGACTGGATGGATGTGAGCACTGATAATCTTGGCGATGCCCCTTGTCAGGAAGTCCCAAATGACGATGCGTCCGTCGTTGCACCCCACCGCCAGAAGCGTGCCCCAGCGGTTAAAAGTGCACGTGAGAGCCATACTGATACAGTCCAGAGTGCCATCTGCCTCCTGCCAATGAGACAGCAACCATGTCAAGACactcacaaacaacacacatacagaTTGGTATATCGATATTCTACTTAGCCAAATTGTGCTCGAACCTCCTGTGCATAGCTAAAGCTTGTGGTCGAGCAGACAGTCCATTGACAatacggtaaaaaaaaaaatcaaccaaCCTTCAAGGGATAATCCACTcccaaaaataaaaatcatgaaactCCTGTCAATTTGGTGAAAGCCTATGTTCAATAAAAATTGTCCCCATTATTTAACTTCTAAGTGGTCCATCTGTGAAATTAGAAAATCGTGTAGGAACgcatcatagctagctaaagttacatGGTTCTCGTCAATGGAGATAGTGCAATTATTCCCTatcacatttcataacacttttaaAACAATTACCTGAACTCCAGATCGCCAAATCAGCCAATAACTGGTATGGGCAAACTTGTCTATAACACATCCATCTATTTATATCGTCATGACAATGTATATATTTCACTGAGATGTGCTCAACAGTGTACCAAATTATTCAACTCAGTTTCTCCTTCAAGTACCATCTCGCAATGagccctgtgtctgtctgtctgtcggtaaCGTGGGAAAGGGCCGTTGTTGCCACAGCAAAGTACTCTTGCACTCACTCTGGGTAGAGAACTGCAAGTTGAACTCGGTGAGATAAACTCCtgaattgatagtgcagtttgttacCGCGACTttacagctagctagttacttcACATGCTGAAATTGACTTTGCTATTATTGTGTAGCTACCTCATAGGAATTAGTGGTTTGGGGTGGATTATACCtttaacttcaaatcaaattgtattagtcacatgcaccgaatacaacaggtgtaggtagaccttacagtgaaatgcttactttcgagccccgaaccaacagtgcagtttcaaaaaatatggataagagaaaataacaagtaattaaagagcagcagtaaaaaataacaatatagacaggggggcaccggttagttgaggtagtatgtacatataggtagagctaattaaagtgactacgcatagatgacaacagagagtggggaggagggacaatgcaaatagtctgggtagccatttgactagatgttcaggagtcttacggcttggggatagaagctgtttagaagcctcttggacctagacttggcgctccggtaccgcttgccgtgtggctggagagagaacagcctatgactagggtggctggaacctttgacaaattttagggccttcctctgacaccgcctggtatagacgtcctggatggcaggaagcttgcccccaGTYatgtactgggccgttcgcactaccctctgtagtgacatgccgaccagaccggacacgtcgcgtgcgtgaatgtcgcaaaataaatgtagaaatccatgttattcaattactgcacccacactgctcgtgcgcgcCAACGAYtgtctgcgttgccaagggctaaaatagaactcctttctattttcagatcgcgctgaaagtcctgcctctcccatctcctcattggtttatagaggcagatacccacgtgccatctcctcattggttatacccacgtgggtgattgaaagacgaaatgttttgccggttgtcgtggtaaaagtgtagatgccaatcaccataagttcaaagatgaaaaagcctggaaggaggagagatgactagaaacgattcggttgaccgttttatgtgtggattaattgttggagtagcagaccttgtgcatttcagaaaaaataacaactcaatgtttatatcccaggacaaattagctaacaacagcaagcttgctaaataggacaaattagctagcaagtgtaaGCTAACTacctaaattgccatacatgtttaatgcttttcgacctgtccccaagttaatgtaattggttcagagtttgtttttatatttttaacctgcgtgtcgtgatcgcgtttggtgtagagggacaaaatacatttatgcacgatagcgcacgcgcgctgCCGGTTTAGGGTTCCGTGTTACGgtcggtcggaggccgagcagttgccatagcaggcagtgatgcaaccgtcaggatgctctcgatggtgcagttgtagaaccttttgaggatctgaggacccatgccaactcttttcagtctgagggggaatagattttgttgtgcacgcttcacaactgtcatggcgtgcttggaccatgttaatttgttggtgatgtggacaccaaggaactttaagctctcaacctgctccactgcagaaTAGTACTTTCTTCATTCCTGATTTGGAAAATTTAGGAAAACAAATGTTTCTAGTTGCAGGTGGAACTCCGAAGAGGAAATATTCAGAAAGACATTTGTACCAAGTGAGAAATGCCTCTAGCATGTGTGTAGATCGATGTGTGACAAGCTGCTATCATCATGATGTGGCCATGGCGCCTAGAAATAACTAATTCCAGCAAAGATGTTGGGGAATGTAAGATGTCTGGCAGCTACAATGGTAAGAGAACTAAGCCAGTGCAAAAAGTGGATGTAAAATCTTTCAGAATATTTTTTGTTATCGGGGTTCTACCggcaaatataaaaaatagtcTAAGACACCAGTGCCTTCCAAATCGAGAATTACGTTAGTATCAATAAGTAAAATTTGGTTGACAATTTTTGGGTCATATTTTCAATGGACCGTCTGTTATGCCTCCTAAGGTTTGAGCACTGCTTGGCTATGTTCTACTCTGATAACTAGAATGAACATACACGCATAACCATTCACTGTGAGGGAGAAGGCATAAACATTCACTGTGAGGAATGGGGCATGTGAGGGAGAGATGTGTTGACAAGTTACAGGTAACATTAGAACAAGAATGGCCTACCTCTGGATAGTTCTGCCCGAACGACTCTGTAGTAGAAAACAAAGAATATGGTTAGCCCATTCATGTACAGTAATGCCTAGGTTTGCCCATTCAGACGGTAACGCTGGTGTATTACGCCACGATCATACCAGAAGTACTttatttccaatggaacgctgcgtttgccttgcagcattgcgttgtcTGGTGCATAACTTGGATTTATCGAAAGTATGTATCAAACTGTATGTGTAGACGGCTTGGCAGAAATGGTagtagaaggtgaatgttgaacctttggtacacatatccagatgatgccgAGTACCATTGTGTACAATGACACTGTCTGTACAATGACACTGTTGGTGTGATCGAGGCATTATCTCTATTTAGGAACATATCCGCCATGTGAGGGAAATCACCCAAACGCTCTGTCTAAACTGTAATATCTCGCTTATGGAAACATTTAAACGTTCCTTTTATGTCAGTGATCATTTTTCAAATGCAAAAGATACACAGCAGTGTGCAAATgcgtacagtaagtgtatattttgaaCTGGAAAGATTATCGCTCATATTAGTTAAGTTCCAAAGGTTTCTAAACCGTATCGCAAGCCGTTATGCTAAAACAACAGATTCAAGATCACTGACTGAAATAGGCCAGCACAATCCGCAGGCTGCAGAGTAAATAGACTATCAAGCTACTGTTTATCCTTCTAACTGCAGTGACAGTTCCTCACATACGCAGATCGTTCATTCATTGGCTAACGTATAGTCGTTTCGTACTATTTGTTGTATGATTTCACCTTGTGCCTCAATGTACGATTAACACTAGGGACATTTAGTTTAACTATTCACTGCTTCTTATTGTTTCTTGAGGGCTAGTAGCGAACAAGCTAGCGTTCGTTacttactaacgttagctagtattGCTGCCTGATTACGGTATCCTCGTTTACGTGCGCTTTTGCGCCCAATCAATtatttaagaatgttaaatgatCATTACCGAGCAACTCTAAATTCATCGCTGAACAATTTTGATACCACGAATATCAAAATAAACAGTCAAGTTGATGTATTCAAAACACTGCTTCGTAGCTCTACTGTTAACAAGACCGCGACTGGTGCCTACCTAACGAAGGACCCCAAACAAAGCGATGCTGAAACTGCCTAAACAAAAATCAATGAGGAATGGATTCACTTGTCGATACTGGGGTGTTTTCGTTTAATTATtgttacttagatttgtgtacgCATGATTTAATCTACTCATTGAAAATTTGAATAAATTAACGTTATACCCAACACCCACCATCAAGACCGACACAGTTGCGCTTGTGCCCATGTTTTTAGCAAGCCATCACGCTACTTTGAGCCATAATTGCTTCCAGTGGACTCAAAAATGTTACCATCAGTGATCATCCGG
It encodes the following:
- the LOC111970355 gene encoding LOW QUALITY PROTEIN: retinoblastoma-binding protein 5-like (The sequence of the model RefSeq protein was modified relative to this genomic sequence to represent the inferred CDS: inserted 1 base in 1 codon), giving the protein MNLELLESFGQNYPEEADGTLDCISMALTCTFNRWGTLLAVGCNDGRIVIWDFLTRGIAKIISAHIHPVCSLCWSRDGHKLVSASTDNIVSLWDVLTGDCDQRFRFPSPILKLQYHPRDLDKVLVCPMKSAPVLLTLSDSKHVVLPVDDDSDLNVVAAFDRRGEYIYTGNAKGKILVLNTNTQDLVASFRVTTGTSNTTAIKSIEFARKGSCFLINTADRIIRVYDGREILTCGRDGEPEPMQKLQDLVNRTPWKRCCFSGDGEYIVAGSARQHALYIWEKSIGNXVKILHGTRGELLLDVAWHPVRPIIASISSGVVSIWLRTKVENWSAFAPDFKELDENVEYEERESEFDIEDEDKSEPEQTGADAAEDEEVDVTSVDPIVAFCSSDEELEDFKALLYLPIAPEVEDPEENPFGPPPDAAVQTAPAEDGSSHTGGGDKKQRQPSSEGAPPKKKARTTTIIELQGVPSDEVHPLLGVKGDSKSKKKTAGRPKGSKGKEKDFPFRPKPYRGDRVYPDGVEVGGGMKGRVEGGLTAAGSLVSQSYKRHDIVGLD